A genome region from Megalobrama amblycephala isolate DHTTF-2021 linkage group LG16, ASM1881202v1, whole genome shotgun sequence includes the following:
- the lhx1a gene encoding LIM/homeobox protein Lhx1, translating to MVHCAGCERPILDRFLLNVLDRAWHIKCVQCCECKCNLTEKCFSREGKLYCKNDFFRRFGTKCAGCAQGISPNDLVRRARSKVFHLNCFTCMMCNKQLSTGEELYIIDENKFVCKDDYLSNTNGKDTNLLSVTACSDPSLSPDSQDQLQDDVKDAEIANLSDKETGNNENDDQNLGGKRRGPRTTIKAKQLETLKAAFAATPKPTRHIREQLAQETGLNMRVIQVWFQNRRSKERRMKQLSALGARRHAFFRSPRRMRTLVDRLEPGELIPNGPFSYYGDYQSEYYGPGGNYDFFPQGPPSSQAQTPVDLPFVPSSGPTGTPLGGMDHPIPGHHPSSEVQRFSDIMSHHPGDSPSPEPGIPGPLHSMSSDVFGPSPSFTSLSLNGSGYSNHLSHPPSEMNEGTVW from the exons ATGGTCCACTGTGCGGGCTGCGAGAGGCCTATATTGGACAGGTTTCTCCTTAATGTTCTGGACAGAGCATGGCACATCAAGTGCGTACAATGCTGCGAGTGCAAATGTAACCTAACAGAGAAATGCTTCTCTCGAGAAGGAAAACTCTATTGCAAAAACGACTTCTTTAG GCGCTTTGGAACAAAATGCGCGGGTTGTGCTCAGGGGATCTCGCCGAATGACTTGGTCCGGAGGGCACGGAGCAAAGTGTTTCATCTCAACTGCTTCACATGCATGATGTGTAACAAGCAGCTATCCACGGGGGAGGAATTGTATATCATAGACGAAAATAAATTTGTCTGTAAAGACGATTATTTAAGCAACACGAACGGAAAAGACACCAATCTCCTTTCAG TCACAGCTTGCAGTGATCCTAGTTTATCGCCAGATTCGCAAGACCAGCTACAGGACGATGTCAAGGACGCGGAAATCGCAAACTTATCGGACAAAGAAACGGGTAATAATGAAAACGATGACCAGAACCTCGGAGGCAAACGGAGAGGACCGCGTACCACGATTAAAGCAAAGCAATTGGAGACACTGAAAGCGGCATTCGCGGCGACCCCCAAACCAACAAGACACATCAGGGAGCAACTGGCACAGGAGACGGGGCTCAACATGCGAGTTATTCAG GTATGGTTTCAGAACCGGCGGTCCAAAGAGCGGCGAATGAAACAGTTGAGCGCGCTTGGCGCGAGGAGACACGCGTTCTTCCGGAGTCCGAGAAGAATGCGAACGCTCGTGGACAGACTCGAGCCTGGAGAATTAATTCCAAACGGCCCGTTTTCATATTATGGAG ATTATCAGAGCGAGTACTACGGTCCGGGAGGGAATTACGACTTCTTTCCCCAAGGCCCTCCATCTTCGCAGGCCCAGACTCCTGTAGACCTCCCCTTTGTTCCATCGTCAGGACCCACCGGTACCCCGCTAGGGGGCATGGACCATCCTATCCCCGGCCACCATCCATCCAGTGAAGTACAGCGCTTTTCAGATATCATGTCTCACCACCCAGGGGACTCGCCCAGTCCAGAGCCGGGGATACCCGGGCCCCTGCACAGTATGTCCTCAGATGTTTTTGGACCCAGTCCGTCCTTTACATCCCTCTCCCTCAACGGCAGCGGATACAGCAACCACCTCTCCCACCCTCCATCAGAAATGAACGAGGGCACGGTCTGGTAG